In a single window of the Tellurirhabdus bombi genome:
- a CDS encoding glycosyltransferase family 4 protein: MRILIVHTTLWTHYKARIYSALFQSLSNKNTPSDLLVVHLAVSERSRASLGGPDDSIHQYPYQVISPGSIEDMPFKARFEGVLKAIRDFKPDVINLTGYFDPAMLLLFPILKLKGIKIILSIDSTQSDNHRQSYKESFKKLIIRQADGFFCYGSLAAEYMLSLGARPEQILSRKNSIDIAVYQQLYEQALQNREETLYKENLPQKNIIFVGRLIDRLKNISTLLTAFKKAKETPNASHWGLLIVGDGEDSDALKEKVRQLAIPHVNFRPGVSWNQIPAYLALADVLVLPSYSEPWGLVVNEAMACGLPVLVSNRCGCAPDLVQEGENGYTFDPYKEEELAGLLAKCFAEEHHLGAMGTVSRQMIAPYSPENVADEMADGFLGIQRKSGVQSARLVDSH, encoded by the coding sequence ATGAGAATTCTTATTGTTCACACGACCCTCTGGACTCACTATAAAGCCCGTATTTATTCGGCGCTTTTTCAGAGTTTGAGCAACAAGAATACCCCCTCTGACTTGTTGGTGGTCCATCTGGCGGTTAGTGAACGTTCGCGGGCCAGTTTAGGCGGCCCTGATGACTCCATTCACCAGTATCCTTATCAGGTTATTTCTCCGGGTAGTATTGAAGATATGCCATTCAAAGCTCGCTTTGAGGGTGTTTTAAAGGCTATTCGTGATTTTAAGCCCGATGTGATTAATTTAACGGGTTATTTTGATCCGGCTATGCTCCTGCTATTTCCCATCCTTAAACTGAAGGGCATAAAAATTATTCTATCGATTGATTCTACCCAGTCCGATAACCACCGGCAATCCTACAAAGAATCATTTAAAAAGCTGATTATTCGACAAGCAGACGGCTTTTTTTGCTACGGATCTTTAGCTGCTGAATACATGCTTAGTCTGGGTGCGCGTCCGGAACAGATTCTTTCCCGAAAAAACTCAATCGATATTGCGGTCTACCAACAGCTTTATGAGCAGGCTTTACAAAATCGGGAAGAAACGCTTTATAAAGAGAACCTACCTCAGAAAAACATCATTTTTGTGGGTCGGTTAATTGACCGCCTGAAGAACATCAGTACGCTTCTTACAGCTTTCAAAAAAGCCAAGGAAACCCCAAACGCTAGTCACTGGGGATTATTGATTGTCGGTGATGGGGAGGACAGTGATGCCTTGAAAGAAAAAGTTCGCCAGCTAGCCATACCTCACGTCAATTTCAGACCGGGTGTTAGCTGGAACCAAATTCCGGCCTATCTGGCGCTGGCCGACGTATTGGTTTTGCCAAGTTATTCTGAGCCTTGGGGCTTGGTTGTTAATGAGGCGATGGCCTGTGGGCTGCCGGTGCTGGTTTCCAATCGTTGTGGCTGCGCTCCTGACTTGGTGCAGGAAGGAGAAAATGGGTATACTTTTGATCCGTATAAGGAAGAAGAATTAGCGGGATTATTGGCAAAATGCTTTGCGGAAGAGCACCATTTGGGCGCCATGGGCACCGTATCACGTCAAATGATTGCTCCCTATTCGCCCGAAAATGTAGCCGACGAAATGGCGGATGGCTTTTTGGGCATTCAGCGTAAATCAGGGGTTCAGTCTGCCAGACTCGTTGATTCTCACTAA
- a CDS encoding glycosyltransferase family 4 protein: MNLDLLFAYIENKLLDELFKLGLYQCLLSFLVACFVAVVSIPVVIKISEIKHLMEKPGVRSSHKTATPTFGGIAVFAAMLISYFLWPAIDQTDIYRSNLSIVGMTILFFIGIKDDLAGIDPNKKIFFQVLPSLILIFFGDLRIDYLYGIFGFHHINDFFAIAITCFIFIVLINAINLIDGIDGLAGGIGMLASVTFGGWFLLTNHFAMACLAFTLAGALVGFLRFNFSRTSKIFMGNTGSLILGFMLSFFAVRFINLNNTYRFDPTAFFNAPIIAIVVLIVPIFDTLRVFLVRILSGKSPFSADRNHMHHILIDNGLSHAGATIVLCSMSLLNTILFFLLHRDISNTESLFILIGMFMLYLLIGMLLKMRVRMLAIDKTRRKGLLIRQLQSSFFRRSLLKHL, encoded by the coding sequence ATGAATTTAGATCTTCTATTTGCCTATATCGAGAATAAGCTACTTGACGAGCTGTTCAAACTTGGTTTATACCAATGTTTACTGTCTTTTTTGGTTGCTTGTTTTGTTGCTGTTGTTTCTATACCCGTTGTTATAAAAATTAGCGAGATTAAGCACCTGATGGAAAAACCAGGCGTGCGGTCTTCGCATAAAACAGCAACGCCAACCTTTGGGGGGATAGCAGTCTTCGCAGCCATGCTTATTAGCTATTTTCTCTGGCCAGCCATTGATCAAACGGATATCTACCGGTCGAATTTGTCGATTGTGGGCATGACGATTCTCTTTTTTATTGGGATTAAAGATGATCTAGCTGGCATCGATCCGAATAAAAAAATCTTTTTCCAAGTTCTTCCATCCCTGATTCTTATTTTCTTCGGTGATCTGCGGATTGATTACTTATACGGCATTTTTGGTTTTCACCACATCAATGATTTTTTTGCGATTGCCATTACCTGCTTCATCTTCATCGTCTTGATCAACGCCATCAACTTGATCGATGGAATTGATGGGCTGGCCGGGGGAATTGGTATGTTGGCTAGCGTTACGTTTGGTGGTTGGTTTCTGCTGACCAATCACTTCGCCATGGCTTGTTTGGCCTTTACGCTGGCAGGTGCTCTGGTTGGCTTCCTGCGTTTTAATTTCTCGCGTACCAGCAAGATTTTTATGGGCAATACCGGATCGCTGATTCTGGGGTTCATGCTCTCTTTCTTCGCCGTTCGGTTCATTAACCTAAATAATACTTACCGCTTCGACCCCACCGCCTTTTTTAACGCTCCAATTATTGCCATTGTAGTGCTTATTGTTCCGATTTTTGATACGCTCCGGGTCTTTCTGGTACGGATTCTGTCGGGCAAGTCTCCATTTTCGGCAGACCGGAACCACATGCACCACATTCTGATTGATAATGGCTTATCTCATGCGGGTGCTACCATTGTTCTGTGTAGCATGTCGTTGCTTAATACAATCTTGTTTTTCTTACTCCATCGGGATATCAGCAATACCGAATCACTTTTTATCCTGATTGGAATGTTTATGCTTTATCTGCTAATCGGTATGCTCCTGAAAATGCGGGTTCGGATGCTGGCAATCGACAAAACCCGTCGAAAAGGACTGCTCATACGCCAATTGCAAAGCTCATTCTTCCGGAGAAGTTTACTAAAACATTTATAG
- a CDS encoding glycosyltransferase family 2 protein, with product MTAIATSKSLGSLRDFVTKPLFTPERLLAKDSSYPKLTVVTPSYNQADFLERTILSVLNQNYPNLEYFIMDGGSTDHSVEVIRKYERYLAGWVSEKDKGQVDAINKGFRRATGEIVTFQNSDDLFAPDAFQTVADAYRQSPDVDIFFGNIYKIDEHDSITEELRQLPFCAECQIYEGMQVHNQSFFFKRTLLDRYGYFDESFRFAFDYEVITRYGLQPDVRMQRLTKLWGGFRDHDNAKSSTISQVGDQESKIIKEKYRPLLTSSKSERFWRQYCRIRKITAFVAAGNIRYIWHRLTLK from the coding sequence GTGACTGCCATCGCTACTTCAAAATCGTTAGGATCGCTACGAGACTTTGTTACCAAACCGCTCTTTACTCCGGAACGGTTGTTGGCAAAGGATAGCTCGTATCCGAAGCTGACCGTAGTTACTCCTTCCTATAACCAGGCTGATTTTCTGGAGCGAACCATTCTGAGCGTGTTGAATCAGAACTATCCGAATCTGGAGTATTTTATCATGGATGGCGGCTCAACGGATCATAGCGTGGAGGTCATTCGCAAATACGAACGCTATCTGGCGGGATGGGTTAGTGAGAAAGACAAGGGACAGGTGGATGCCATCAATAAAGGATTTCGCCGGGCAACGGGTGAGATTGTTACTTTCCAGAACTCAGACGATTTATTTGCACCCGACGCTTTTCAAACCGTTGCCGACGCCTATCGCCAGTCACCGGATGTAGATATATTTTTCGGTAATATTTATAAGATTGACGAGCACGATTCCATTACAGAAGAGCTGCGTCAGCTTCCTTTCTGCGCCGAATGCCAAATCTACGAAGGCATGCAGGTTCATAATCAGTCGTTCTTTTTTAAGCGGACGTTGCTTGATCGCTACGGCTACTTTGACGAATCCTTTCGGTTTGCCTTTGATTACGAAGTCATTACGCGTTATGGCCTTCAGCCAGACGTGCGCATGCAACGTTTGACAAAACTCTGGGGCGGTTTTCGCGATCACGATAATGCCAAATCTTCGACCATTTCACAAGTTGGCGATCAGGAAAGCAAGATCATCAAAGAAAAATACCGACCCCTGTTGACTAGTTCTAAAAGTGAACGTTTTTGGCGCCAGTACTGCCGTATCCGAAAAATTACCGCATTTGTCGCGGCAGGCAACATCCGGTACATCTGGCACCGATTAACTCTAAAATAA
- a CDS encoding glycosyltransferase family 4 protein yields the protein MLNLLLIGHDANRAGAQLVLLQLMRLLSNQSIKMHLLLGEGGPLLDEYKQLASVTIQPATNSPTLAGPFTDKVLGKLGLWQPLWQKKQARQRAQLQQALQLDQIDLVLVNTVTSGHWFAQLALSDKIPVIAFVHELAMSVRLYTQAAELRHLLQRANRVLTVSKATARYYETQHGVPADKIVLFTLIDLPSLQKQISQARQLPNPMGQLGIPADAFIVGGCGNAEWRKGNDLFINLAALVTRKSKLPIYFVWVGMPEGNLHDELMLDVQKAGLTDRIRLVAPTPAVLQYMAHFSVLALTSREDPYPLVVLEAGLSKVPVLCFTEAGGAPELVGDDGGYVVPYLDLAGMAERIMHLAENAPQQQQMGQRLEQKVIERHSSNQSTQQLLDLIHQLTAKAL from the coding sequence GTGTTGAACCTACTTCTTATCGGCCACGATGCTAACCGGGCGGGCGCGCAGTTAGTTTTGCTGCAACTCATGCGGTTGCTCAGTAATCAGTCCATCAAGATGCATTTACTGCTGGGCGAGGGCGGTCCACTATTGGATGAATACAAGCAACTGGCTTCGGTGACCATTCAACCTGCCACTAATAGCCCAACCCTAGCCGGACCATTTACGGATAAAGTTTTGGGGAAACTAGGGCTTTGGCAACCGCTCTGGCAAAAAAAACAGGCTCGTCAACGAGCTCAGTTGCAGCAAGCGCTTCAGCTCGATCAGATTGATCTGGTTCTGGTCAACACCGTTACGAGTGGACATTGGTTCGCGCAATTAGCACTTTCCGATAAGATTCCGGTTATTGCTTTTGTGCACGAACTAGCCATGTCCGTGCGCTTGTATACGCAAGCGGCTGAGCTTCGTCATCTGCTTCAACGCGCCAATCGGGTACTGACGGTTTCAAAGGCCACCGCCCGTTATTATGAGACCCAGCACGGTGTTCCGGCAGACAAAATTGTGCTGTTCACGCTGATTGATCTACCCAGTCTGCAAAAGCAGATTTCTCAGGCTCGACAGTTACCAAATCCGATGGGACAGTTGGGCATTCCGGCCGACGCGTTTATTGTGGGAGGCTGCGGCAATGCCGAGTGGCGGAAAGGCAATGACCTCTTCATTAATCTTGCCGCATTAGTAACTCGTAAAAGTAAGCTACCTATTTATTTTGTCTGGGTGGGAATGCCCGAGGGAAATCTGCACGACGAGCTCATGCTGGATGTACAAAAGGCAGGTTTAACCGACCGTATCCGGTTGGTAGCTCCCACACCGGCTGTTCTGCAATACATGGCGCATTTCTCTGTTTTGGCCCTGACTTCCCGCGAAGATCCGTATCCGCTGGTAGTGCTCGAAGCGGGCTTGAGTAAGGTTCCGGTACTTTGCTTTACGGAAGCAGGCGGTGCTCCCGAACTTGTTGGCGACGATGGCGGATATGTGGTCCCGTATCTTGATCTGGCCGGAATGGCTGAGCGCATTATGCATCTAGCCGAAAACGCCCCTCAGCAACAGCAAATGGGCCAACGCCTGGAACAGAAAGTAATCGAGCGCCATTCCAGCAACCAAAGTACGCAGCAACTCCTGGACCTGATTCATCAACTGACGGCTAAAGCACTATGA
- a CDS encoding glycosyltransferase family 9 protein translates to MTSWQRFSALWTHRRKKINHIANKYYLFGRDYIELSRLKESIGDRKLIAILLSEQFGDIVACEPIAEAVRKLHPNDHIIWVVRKPYVELVERNPHINGYLVEYCVSHRIKLMQSGIFDKYYNLHLSHRNCYYCGDDHVNPIADAKNLTYANYYFHGDLLHVFSQAAGLPALEGQPQLYPSKAVREKVASLNLPTNAIVVHCLPSYAERGWRPELWNQLVAWLLDTFPYPVIEIGLENQITLTHPRYINLCNQLTILETSEVIRHSQLFIGIDSGPAHLAHATGVDAIILLGKTRDFTEYMPYSGRYKRGEGLTILNRVGYPCADLPYEWVQQAVEEKLQQAVAN, encoded by the coding sequence ATGACAAGTTGGCAACGGTTTAGCGCTTTATGGACACACCGTCGGAAGAAAATCAACCATATTGCGAATAAATATTACCTTTTTGGACGAGATTACATTGAATTATCCCGCCTTAAAGAAAGCATTGGTGATCGTAAATTAATCGCGATTCTGTTAAGTGAACAATTTGGGGATATTGTTGCCTGCGAACCCATCGCAGAAGCAGTTCGAAAGCTTCACCCCAATGACCATATTATCTGGGTGGTGCGTAAACCCTACGTTGAACTGGTCGAACGCAATCCGCACATCAATGGCTATCTGGTTGAGTATTGCGTGAGTCATCGGATCAAGCTAATGCAGTCGGGTATTTTTGACAAGTACTACAACCTGCATCTTTCGCACCGGAATTGCTACTATTGTGGCGACGACCACGTGAATCCCATCGCTGACGCCAAAAACCTGACATACGCCAATTATTATTTTCACGGCGACTTGCTGCATGTCTTTTCGCAGGCCGCCGGACTCCCTGCCCTGGAAGGACAACCGCAATTGTACCCTTCCAAAGCAGTTCGCGAGAAAGTAGCCTCACTGAATTTACCTACCAACGCCATTGTGGTTCACTGCCTCCCCAGCTATGCCGAGCGCGGCTGGCGTCCGGAGCTTTGGAATCAGCTGGTTGCCTGGCTGCTGGACACGTTTCCCTATCCGGTTATTGAGATTGGCCTGGAAAACCAGATTACGTTGACCCATCCGCGTTACATCAACCTGTGTAACCAGCTTACGATTCTGGAAACTTCGGAGGTCATTCGGCACAGCCAGTTATTTATTGGCATTGACAGTGGCCCCGCTCACCTAGCCCATGCAACCGGCGTTGATGCCATTATTTTACTCGGAAAAACCCGCGATTTCACCGAATACATGCCGTATTCCGGGCGTTACAAACGAGGCGAAGGACTTACTATTTTGAACCGGGTAGGCTACCCCTGCGCCGATTTACCGTACGAATGGGTTCAACAGGCGGTGGAAGAAAAATTGCAACAAGCCGTTGCTAACTAA
- a CDS encoding WcaF family extracellular polysaccharide biosynthesis acetyltransferase: MEKTFSPSDGTQMQRERASETPSLGKVDLSAYDNSWYKPGPKWKIVLWAICNILFVHNHLPIPVFIKVSILRLFGATIGKGVMIKPGVNIKYPWLLFIENSVWIGENVWIDNLALIKIGANACLSQGAMLLTGNHDYRRQKFDLIVKPITLETGVWIGAQSVVCPGVVCHSHAVLAVGSVATKSLEAYGIYQGNPAVKVRTREISA, translated from the coding sequence ATGGAAAAGACCTTCAGCCCGTCGGACGGCACCCAGATGCAGCGCGAACGGGCGAGCGAAACCCCGTCGCTGGGCAAGGTTGATCTGAGTGCTTACGACAACAGTTGGTACAAACCAGGGCCAAAGTGGAAAATTGTACTTTGGGCTATTTGCAATATCCTCTTCGTCCACAATCATTTGCCAATTCCGGTATTTATCAAGGTAAGTATCCTTCGTTTGTTCGGTGCTACGATCGGAAAAGGCGTAATGATCAAACCGGGCGTAAATATTAAATATCCGTGGTTACTTTTTATTGAAAACTCAGTCTGGATAGGAGAAAACGTTTGGATTGACAATTTGGCCCTTATCAAAATTGGCGCCAATGCCTGTCTTTCCCAGGGCGCTATGCTCTTGACTGGTAATCATGACTACCGCCGGCAAAAGTTTGATCTTATTGTAAAGCCAATTACGCTGGAAACGGGTGTCTGGATTGGAGCTCAATCGGTCGTTTGCCCGGGGGTTGTTTGCCACTCCCATGCCGTGCTGGCTGTTGGCTCGGTAGCTACCAAATCGCTGGAAGCTTACGGGATCTACCAAGGTAATCCAGCGGTAAAAGTTCGAACAAGAGAAATTAGCGCGTGA
- a CDS encoding glycosyltransferase, with product MRILHICSYTWDIGGPARMIHDHTQVAVAQGHQVDILSPVSPNDKPYPAPTGSRLFTCQRTLPISRFFREFSLELYQFLKKNRKQYDIIHCHGLWHWASIAPFFFEDTPPIVVTIHGVLDPWARQQSQWKKSLMDKLMQKKFLAQAQLIHVFNPEEAQQLADYFGYLPSNVIEIPNGIQLAEADNPPLKGTFRRQFSIPDTRPIVLFLSRINHKKGLDILLEGFRQIISSQPEALLVIAGSDDGYLAQTESFIQQYQLQDHIRLVGILTGEIKRAALTDATIFALPSYSEGQSMAVLEALLFGVPSLVSNRVGYGSILAEETAACVVETNPEQIAAGLSNMLQNEAYRQTLRLNAPRLIREKYDIEVVGKQLLAKYESVLSTKQPRAAHPATRS from the coding sequence ATGCGCATTTTACATATTTGTAGTTACACCTGGGATATTGGAGGCCCGGCCCGCATGATACACGACCACACCCAGGTGGCGGTAGCACAGGGCCATCAGGTCGATATTTTAAGTCCGGTTTCTCCCAACGACAAACCTTATCCAGCCCCAACCGGCAGCCGATTGTTTACTTGCCAACGAACGCTTCCCATCAGTCGCTTTTTCCGGGAGTTTTCGCTTGAGCTTTATCAGTTTCTGAAAAAAAACCGGAAACAGTATGATATCATTCATTGCCACGGACTTTGGCACTGGGCCAGCATCGCTCCTTTTTTCTTTGAAGATACGCCACCGATTGTTGTAACCATTCATGGCGTTCTCGATCCGTGGGCGCGTCAGCAAAGCCAGTGGAAAAAAAGCCTGATGGATAAGCTGATGCAGAAGAAATTTCTGGCTCAGGCCCAACTGATTCATGTGTTCAATCCAGAAGAAGCCCAGCAATTAGCGGATTATTTTGGCTACCTTCCTTCCAATGTTATTGAAATTCCTAACGGTATTCAGTTAGCCGAAGCTGATAATCCTCCGTTAAAGGGAACATTCCGTCGGCAGTTTAGCATCCCGGACACTCGCCCTATCGTTCTGTTTCTGAGCAGGATTAATCATAAAAAAGGGCTTGACATTCTGTTGGAAGGTTTCCGGCAAATTATTTCCAGTCAGCCGGAAGCCTTGTTAGTCATTGCGGGTTCCGATGATGGCTATTTGGCTCAAACTGAATCTTTTATCCAGCAGTATCAATTACAGGATCACATTCGACTTGTAGGCATTTTAACGGGTGAAATTAAACGGGCCGCCTTAACAGACGCTACTATTTTTGCCCTGCCTTCCTATTCCGAAGGCCAATCCATGGCTGTCCTGGAAGCGCTCCTATTTGGCGTGCCGTCACTGGTTTCCAACCGGGTTGGTTATGGTTCTATTCTAGCGGAAGAGACGGCAGCCTGCGTTGTGGAGACAAATCCTGAACAGATTGCTGCTGGCTTATCAAACATGCTGCAAAATGAAGCTTATCGGCAAACATTGCGGTTAAATGCCCCCCGACTGATTCGGGAAAAATACGATATTGAAGTAGTTGGGAAACAATTACTAGCAAAGTACGAATCGGTTCTATCAACAAAACAACCACGAGCCGCCCATCCAGCCACACGTTCATGA
- a CDS encoding glycosyltransferase family 2 protein — MISVIILTHNEEKHIGRCIASLKPFTEHIFIVDSYSTDQTVEIARSMGAVVVQNPWVNYATQFNYGIRNIPFKTQWLMRMDADEYVTPELADEIRNRLATLPTDVSGIYVKRRVIFMNRWIRHGDYYPIWLLRLWRSGQGICEESWMDEHIKLSSGRTLNFQHDIVDHTLNNLTWWTQKHNNYAIREVIDILNILYNFDESERVKPAFFGSQAERTRFLKIRYASLPLFTRPILYFFYRYFVRLGFLDGRKGFIWHFLQGLWYRFLVDAKLYEVYHRVGKDKEAIIEFFRTEYGKDLQPVGRHPDAARTGERNPVAGQG; from the coding sequence ATGATCTCGGTTATTATTTTAACGCATAATGAAGAAAAGCACATTGGCCGGTGTATTGCCAGCCTGAAGCCTTTTACCGAACATATTTTCATTGTTGACTCTTACTCAACAGACCAGACTGTTGAAATTGCCCGGTCTATGGGCGCCGTGGTGGTGCAAAATCCCTGGGTAAATTACGCGACCCAGTTCAATTACGGCATTCGTAACATTCCATTCAAGACCCAGTGGCTTATGCGGATGGATGCCGACGAATACGTCACCCCTGAACTAGCCGACGAAATTCGGAACCGCCTCGCTACGCTTCCCACCGATGTAAGCGGCATCTACGTCAAACGCCGGGTTATTTTCATGAATCGTTGGATTCGGCACGGCGATTATTATCCGATCTGGCTATTGCGTTTGTGGCGTAGCGGTCAGGGCATTTGTGAAGAGTCCTGGATGGACGAGCACATTAAACTTTCTTCAGGCCGCACGCTGAACTTTCAGCACGATATTGTCGATCACACACTCAATAATTTAACCTGGTGGACGCAAAAACATAACAACTACGCCATCCGGGAAGTGATTGATATCCTGAATATACTTTATAACTTTGACGAGTCGGAACGGGTGAAGCCGGCCTTTTTTGGATCGCAGGCTGAGCGGACACGCTTTCTGAAAATCCGTTATGCCTCACTTCCTTTGTTTACCCGACCTATTTTGTACTTTTTTTATCGTTACTTTGTACGACTAGGTTTTCTGGATGGCCGCAAAGGGTTCATTTGGCACTTTTTACAGGGGCTTTGGTACCGATTTTTAGTTGATGCCAAGCTGTATGAAGTGTATCATCGGGTAGGAAAAGATAAAGAAGCAATCATTGAATTTTTCAGAACGGAATATGGAAAAGACCTTCAGCCCGTCGGACGGCACCCAGATGCAGCGCGAACGGGCGAGCGAAACCCCGTCGCTGGGCAAGGTTGA
- a CDS encoding MerR family transcriptional regulator, with translation MEELTKRYYGIREVADMFGVKISKLRFYEKEFPMLSPRKNRAGDRIYTKEDIDQVREIFELVEEKGYTLPGAREFLKSRSSRQSEVKQMLSKLQEIRGFLVEMRDDLETK, from the coding sequence ATGGAGGAGTTGACCAAGCGGTATTATGGCATTCGGGAAGTTGCCGATATGTTCGGGGTGAAGATCTCGAAGTTGCGTTTCTATGAAAAAGAGTTTCCCATGCTCAGTCCGCGCAAAAACCGCGCGGGCGACCGGATCTATACGAAAGAAGACATTGATCAAGTTCGCGAGATATTTGAACTAGTCGAGGAGAAAGGGTATACCCTGCCAGGCGCGCGGGAGTTTCTGAAAAGTCGGTCTTCCCGCCAGAGTGAGGTAAAACAAATGCTAAGCAAATTGCAGGAAATTCGGGGCTTTCTCGTGGAAATGCGTGACGACCTGGAAACCAAATAA
- a CDS encoding glycosyltransferase family 2 protein, which translates to MKVSIITVVFNGAATIRDCIGSVLQQSYANIEYIIIDGQSTDSTLEIIRSFGPKIAQVVSEPDKGLYDAMNKGLRLATGDVVGILNADDFYRHDRVIEKVVTTFKQNSSDAVYGDLVYVDQKDTNRVTRYWKAGNYQDGAFLWGWMPPHPTFFVRRELYDQYGFFTQQFRSAADYELMLRFLHKYKVKTSYLKEVLVVMRTGGVSNRNVKNRLAANREDKAAWEVNQLKPYFFTLWLKPLRKVFQFILK; encoded by the coding sequence GTGAAGGTTTCTATAATTACCGTAGTTTTCAACGGAGCTGCAACCATTCGAGACTGTATTGGGTCTGTGTTGCAGCAGAGTTATGCCAATATCGAATACATTATCATTGATGGACAGTCTACGGATTCCACCCTTGAAATCATTCGATCATTTGGCCCCAAAATTGCCCAAGTTGTTTCGGAACCTGATAAGGGTTTATACGATGCCATGAACAAAGGGCTGCGGCTGGCAACCGGCGATGTGGTTGGCATTCTGAATGCGGATGATTTTTATCGCCACGACCGCGTCATTGAAAAGGTAGTGACCACTTTTAAGCAAAACAGCAGTGATGCCGTATATGGCGATTTGGTGTATGTAGATCAGAAAGACACAAACCGCGTAACTCGCTATTGGAAAGCGGGCAATTATCAGGATGGTGCCTTTTTGTGGGGATGGATGCCGCCCCATCCTACTTTTTTCGTGCGGCGCGAGTTGTACGACCAATACGGCTTTTTTACCCAGCAATTTCGCAGTGCTGCCGATTACGAGCTGATGCTACGGTTTTTACACAAGTACAAAGTCAAAACCAGCTACCTAAAGGAGGTGTTAGTCGTGATGCGTACCGGAGGCGTTAGTAACCGCAACGTAAAAAATAGATTAGCTGCCAATCGGGAGGACAAAGCAGCATGGGAAGTTAACCAATTAAAACCCTACTTTTTCACCTTGTGGCTCAAGCCTTTAAGGAAGGTGTTTCAGTTTATACTTAAGTAA
- a CDS encoding glycosyl transferase: protein MTLAFTICSINYLAQARTLGDSLKQTNPDWQYVIGLVDKLDGANLPAELIPPYPMLEVDQIEIEDFAGMCDRYDITELNTAVKPFYIDYFFRNHPEATQVIYFDPDIIIFQPLTRLSQHLTEYNMVLTPHICSPVNDWLNPNEMHHLNTGIFNLGFIGLQKTTESQRFVNWWKQRLVYECRIDLCEGLFVDQHWVNFAPIYHEGVWIEKHPGYNAAYWNLHERFFSEEQGVWRVNGEVDLQFFHYSGYGPYKPQDVSKYQNRFTFENRPDIAPLFDLYRQRLLNNRNDVYRTYPCVYIKPPKILYYQQIRKALKSPLNKLISTLENH from the coding sequence ATGACACTGGCATTTACTATTTGCTCGATAAATTACCTGGCTCAAGCGCGCACGCTGGGCGATTCCCTGAAACAGACAAATCCTGACTGGCAATACGTCATTGGGCTGGTTGACAAACTGGATGGGGCTAATCTACCCGCTGAACTCATTCCGCCCTACCCCATGCTGGAAGTGGATCAGATTGAAATCGAGGATTTTGCCGGGATGTGCGATCGCTACGACATCACCGAATTAAATACGGCGGTCAAGCCTTTCTATATTGATTACTTCTTCCGCAATCACCCGGAAGCGACCCAGGTTATTTATTTCGACCCAGATATTATTATATTTCAGCCGCTCACTCGGTTGAGCCAGCACCTCACGGAGTATAACATGGTTTTAACGCCCCATATTTGCTCCCCCGTGAATGACTGGCTGAACCCCAATGAGATGCACCACCTTAACACGGGGATTTTTAATCTGGGGTTCATAGGCTTACAGAAAACAACGGAAAGCCAGCGGTTTGTCAACTGGTGGAAGCAGCGCCTCGTCTACGAGTGCCGAATAGACCTTTGCGAAGGCTTATTCGTTGATCAGCACTGGGTTAATTTTGCGCCTATTTATCACGAAGGCGTCTGGATTGAAAAGCACCCCGGCTACAACGCCGCCTATTGGAACCTGCACGAGCGGTTTTTCAGTGAAGAACAGGGCGTCTGGCGTGTTAATGGCGAAGTTGATTTGCAATTTTTCCACTACAGCGGCTATGGTCCATACAAGCCCCAGGATGTGTCGAAATACCAGAATCGCTTTACCTTTGAAAACCGGCCGGACATTGCACCTCTGTTCGATTTATACCGACAGCGCTTACTCAACAACCGCAATGATGTATACCGAACGTATCCCTGCGTTTACATCAAGCCACCTAAGATTCTCTATTATCAACAAATCCGAAAAGCTTTAAAATCACCGCTGAACAAGCTAATTTCCACTTTAGAAAACCATTAG